CGATCCCCAAGCCAACTGCTCGATCACGTTTATGGAGCCGCAAGAGATTACGAGCTCGATGTTCGATGTGCTGTCCGACCATCATGCTGATTTTCCGACGATCATCAAGGCCACGAAGACGAAGAACCTATGTGTTGCCCCATCGCGCATTGCTCTTGCCAAAGTGGAGCAGCAACTTGCCGGCCAATTCGACGCTCCGTTCAAGCTGAAAGACGCGCTGGCAGGCATCCGCAAGGATTTTGAGATCATCTTGATTGATTGCCCACCGGCGCTGGGTTTGCTGACGGTGAACGCGCTGGTAGCGGCCACCCATCTGCTGGTGCCCATCCAGTCCACTTACTACGCGCTTGAGGGGACGGACGATTTGCTGGAGACCTACGAACGGGTGCGCTCGCGGCCGAACCCGGAGCTTCAGATCCTGGGTGTGCTGATAACCCTTTTCGACAAGCGCACCTCGGTTGCTCAGGACACCTACAAGCAGATCAAGGCGGTATTCGGGGACAAGGTATTTCGCACCAAGATCAGCCGGAGCGTACGCCTGGAAGAGAGCCCGGCCTATAAAGAGACGATCTTGACGTATGCGCCCGACTCATCCGGCGCCAGCGAGTATAAGAAGCTTTCCCTGGAGGTTCTCCAACGTGTCTAGAAAAGCCGGCCTTCCCATCACCATCAAGATGCGTCACGACGCCCACTACGTGGAGGCGCTGACGTCATACAGCGGCGCCGCGGTGGGGCGCATGATCCCGGTGGAGAAGATTCGCCCCAATCCCAATCAACCGCGCAAGGCGCTTGGGGAGTTGCGCGAGCTGGCTGAGTCGATCCGGGAAAAGGGTGTGCTTGAGCCGCTGCTGGTGCGCTACACGCCCGGCGATGACATCTACATCATCATCTCCGGCGAACGTCGCTATCACGCGGCTCGTTCGGCCGGCCTGCTTGAACTACCCTGTATTGAAAAGATTGCTGACGACGCGGAAACGCTGGAGCTGGCGCTGGTGGAAAATCTTCAGCGGAAAGATTTGACGGCGTTTGAAGAGGCTGAGGGGCTGCATCAACTGGCGAGCGGTTTCGACTACACCCATGAGGAAATAGCGAGGAGGATCGGCAAGTCGCGGCCGTCGGTGACGGAGACCTTGACGTTGCGCGAGATTCCCGAGCCCATTCGAAGGCTTTGCACGGAGAAAGGGGTTGTGAGCAAGTCGATGCTCCTTCAGGTGGCCCGCCAGTCAAATGAAAGGAAAATGGCCGAGCTGGTCCAGCGCTTTGCTCACGGGGGGTTTACCCGCGAGGAAGCCCGCGCCGAGCGGCGCGCCGACAAAGAGGGCCGGCCGAAGCCGTTCGTGTTTGCCTTCAAACCGCCGGATGAGCAATACAGCCTTCGCATCCAGTTTCGCAAATCGCAAGTCTCCAGACAGGAATTGATTGCCACGCTGCGAGCCATCCTGGAGTCTCTCGAGCGCGGCTGACCTTTGCTTGTCCCTGTATTTCGCGTTGGGCGGAAGCTTAACAGGGTGCTGAAGAACGGGTGACTTTTGAGATGGGGATGCGGCCAAGCATGAAAAAACGACGGGGCCGACTCCGATTGCGCTCCGCAGGCATCCGTGTTTCGTTCTTCTGCACCTCTTCCTTTCTTCGATTTTCTCTATTCAGCGGCACCCAGCGCTTCCAGGTTCACCAGCCGCAGCAGGTTGTAGGCCGCCGCCCACAGGTACGCCACTTGCTGGATCTTCCAGCGGCCCACGTGACGCACTTTGCGCACTCCGCCCGGTTGTTTCATCCAGCCGAAGAGTTGCTCGGCTTTCTTGCGGAGCTTCTGACTGAGCTGATAGGCCGCGGTCTTCATGCGTTTCAACATGGAGATTGGCCGCTCAAAACGCGGCTTTTGGCCTTCGTGCCGACTAAACGGCATTCGCAGTTCCAAACAGGGAGTTTTTCAGCACCCTGTCAACGCTCCCTGCGACTTTAGCGTGTTTTCGTGCAAAGCGGAAAGCTGAGGAAGTTCGCGTCATGCAACGAGCATTCCGATCACCTTTTGAGTCCGCCACCATCATCGAGACTGTTCTTGTCTCCGTGATTCTCGCCGGCTTGCTTTTCGTCACGGGGGCACCGTCATCGAACAGGTCGAGAGCTGCGGGAAGCGTCTCGGTTGCGGGCAGCATGGCTGCGCCTCGTGCTGGGCATACCGCAACGACATTGCCCGATGGACAAGTCCTGATGGCTGGAGGCATGGAGCGCAACGGGGTTTTCCTCGCGAGTTGCGAACTCTACGAACCTGCCTCGGGCCGATTTAGTCCTGCTGCGGGCATGTTGACCCGGCGCGTAAGCCACACGGCTACGCTTCTTCCCAACGGCCAGCTCCTCATCGGCGGGGGTCTCGAGGGTCGCTACAGGGAGCACGGGCAGTGGAAGGGGCGGGCGGTGGCGAGCGCTGAACTCTACGACCACTCGACCGGAACCTTTACTCCCGCAGGGCCCATGACCACGTCGCGCAGCTCCCACGCTGCCGTTCTGCTGCCCGATGGCAAGGTTCTGATTGCCGGAGGCTCGGATGGTGAGCGCAATCTCGCGAGCGCAGAACTCTTTGATCCGGTGACAGGAAGATTCACCGCTACCGGCCCCATGTCCACCGCCCGCATTCCCCACGTGATGGTCCTTTTGAAAGACGGCAAAGTTTTGGTTGCGGGCGGGACCGGCCCGGATGGCCGCGTCCTGGCGAGCGCCGAGGTGTACGATCCCCTGAGCAGGCGGTTTACGCCCGTCGGCAGCATGAGCACCGCCCGGCACAAGCACGCCGCCGCCGTGCTGCCGGATGGTCGCGTGCTCATCCTCGGCGGTTCCGACGAACGCGACTGGCGCGGGCAAAAGAACACCGCCGAACTTTGCGATCCAACTACGGCTCGCTTCCACATGGCTGGCAGGATGAACGCTGCGCGATTCAAGTTTCACTCGACCGTTCTCGTTTTGAAAAACGGGAAGGTGCTCATTGCCGGTGGAGCTGAGCGCGTTGAGGTGTACGACCCGGCCACCGGCAGCTTCCTTTTGGCCGACGGCGGCCTGGCCAAGGCACGCTACTTCGCGGCAGCGGCGCTGCTGCCGAATGGCAGCGTCGTGATCACTGGGGGTTACGGAAACACGGACGAGGCCACTACCGCCG
The window above is part of the Candidatus Acidiferrales bacterium genome. Proteins encoded here:
- a CDS encoding ParA family protein, giving the protein MSVVIAIANQKGGVGKTTTAINLAAALAERGKKTLLIDLDPQANCSITFMEPQEITSSMFDVLSDHHADFPTIIKATKTKNLCVAPSRIALAKVEQQLAGQFDAPFKLKDALAGIRKDFEIILIDCPPALGLLTVNALVAATHLLVPIQSTYYALEGTDDLLETYERVRSRPNPELQILGVLITLFDKRTSVAQDTYKQIKAVFGDKVFRTKISRSVRLEESPAYKETILTYAPDSSGASEYKKLSLEVLQRV
- a CDS encoding transposase — protein: MLKRMKTAAYQLSQKLRKKAEQLFGWMKQPGGVRKVRHVGRWKIQQVAYLWAAAYNLLRLVNLEALGAAE
- a CDS encoding kelch repeat-containing protein codes for the protein MAAPRAGHTATTLPDGQVLMAGGMERNGVFLASCELYEPASGRFSPAAGMLTRRVSHTATLLPNGQLLIGGGLEGRYREHGQWKGRAVASAELYDHSTGTFTPAGPMTTSRSSHAAVLLPDGKVLIAGGSDGERNLASAELFDPVTGRFTATGPMSTARIPHVMVLLKDGKVLVAGGTGPDGRVLASAEVYDPLSRRFTPVGSMSTARHKHAAAVLPDGRVLILGGSDERDWRGQKNTAELCDPTTARFHMAGRMNAARFKFHSTVLVLKNGKVLIAGGAERVEVYDPATGSFLLADGGLAKARYFAAAALLPNGSVVITGGYGNTDEATTAAWIYRP
- a CDS encoding ParB/RepB/Spo0J family partition protein — encoded protein: MSRKAGLPITIKMRHDAHYVEALTSYSGAAVGRMIPVEKIRPNPNQPRKALGELRELAESIREKGVLEPLLVRYTPGDDIYIIISGERRYHAARSAGLLELPCIEKIADDAETLELALVENLQRKDLTAFEEAEGLHQLASGFDYTHEEIARRIGKSRPSVTETLTLREIPEPIRRLCTEKGVVSKSMLLQVARQSNERKMAELVQRFAHGGFTREEARAERRADKEGRPKPFVFAFKPPDEQYSLRIQFRKSQVSRQELIATLRAILESLERG